A window from Gossypium raimondii isolate GPD5lz chromosome 7, ASM2569854v1, whole genome shotgun sequence encodes these proteins:
- the LOC105804737 gene encoding chromatin modification-related protein EAF1 B isoform X3, whose protein sequence is MHGCSLGSALLLNAEVDSMGGVVDSGVDIGVKTSLRRAAIEKAQAELRQEYVVREERRRELEFLEKGGNPLDFKFGNAASVSVQSTSLTNQQAEHLVTSDAKGSFAPTASPHGDSVESSGRPGIPAVCEPSSADSLLLFSGENELPEGERKSMNSRKWNTVFPSEQSSRMDGAQNTKESEDSAIFRPYARRNRSKINRDGARSSPKDIVQGRGGHGPCLPAHVASKDVKALTSETNKQKGKNIHCVDATKLTTSDGDLASKMITSDNQFNMAFDGGQATEETTDQSKGDISESKVDVTFSKSLIDDLHKETAQVEADKSPVNLVPAESDLVAGKEQGVSTGLEESPATGTTKAENGTGYNQLNGFGDAKRDEEKPIEGQNSSVAIGMKGLDSVSSCTQNSLRLDVNNDKDVYINPKNVDSNGKLVEQTSEKEESLNLAVGEMARQNSEIKAVDNVAVVLDTYRSVIQNDSLNDSTVKVVEETRSELQNEVSCLSNDEAQRSSHAVSEAEREVSTVPGDNSNSYKENFSSSLPQGKMDNSICEIPDTTLLGITSIAIPDTQASLDNHVKVVDKAHEDSIMEEAGIIEAKRKRIAELSVASLSMENCQKSHWDFVLEEMAWLANDFAQERLWKMTAAAQICRRVTFTLRLQLEEKNQYWKLRKAALILANAVMDFWHSAQLLLNSRDASLGPKNCGYDLVGSQADEVLKNNNAELDMKDTNKEQQQHPGNDNELAIQAYALRFLKYSSSSVPSRQADTAATSDRIFDSSIMDSSWDEHLTEESLFYAVPSGAMETYRRSIEFYLVQTEVNKIESNVQEVVETSVYDAGAEFPYGNFVYDEDEGETSMYYLPGAFQGSKSSKLNQKKRTMKIMKSYPPARSYEMGSDLPYGNCAQQSTLMGKRPASGLNVGPIPTKRVRTGPRQRVLSLFSCAAAAGGLQAPTKTDASSGDNNSFQDDQSTLNGGFQIEKSTEVESVGNFESQLQNDRAEPPTKAKKKKKTKNLGSAYDEGWQLESTHNELGNYSKKRPESSHFDSNGTSGLFGQHNAKKLKIMKQQLDNTFDITSNGSIPSPVGSQMSNMSNSSKIIRLMHVSDKSRKAKTPKMSAAQPGSSTPWSLLEDQALVVLVHDMGPNWDLVSDAINSTLQLKCIFLKPKECKERYKILMDRSGDGADSADDLMSSQSYPSTLPGIPKGSARQLFQRLQGPVEEETLKSHFEKIILVGKKQHYRRCQHDNQDLKQIVPVHNSHVKSLSEVCPNNLNGGVLTPLDFCDAPASSKDVLPLGYQASSLAISNQGAVGPRLPASGANSSLQGSSNAVLGSNLSSPSATLDASVRDGRFGVPRTSLPADEQHRVQQHNPVLSGRNVQQSKLTLPGAISGSDRGVLMLAGGNGVGMMCGINRNMPMSRPGFQGMVSSTMLNSGSMLSSNLVGMPSPGNMHSGPGSGQGNSTLRPRDTIHMMQPGHSPENQRQMVVPELQLHVQENSQGIAAFNGLTSAYPNQSTPSPVQSYPGHPQKSHGLNNSLQGSNGSQQQAYAMRLAKERQRQQQQQQQQQSHMHQQHQKFAVSNALKPHVRPQTQLPVSSLQSSSQIQSPASTQAVSLSPLTPSTPITPMSLHQQQKNHLVPRGLGRSSRPGASGLNNQIGQQQQRQLQQQQFQQSGRHHPQQRQQTQSQQQAKLLKGAGRGNMQVHQNLSVDPSPLNGLSMASSNQAAEKGEQMMHLMQGQGLYSGSVMSPVQPSKPPVSSQSMNHSQPQKKLLSGAVPPSTKYLQQMAAHSDNSSQVQVSTAPSGHTQSDVHQSVLPAAMGPNCQHLQLQSQSHKKQVNQSQPTVKRMIQQNQQVNSDPSSKSQAEPAQADQQPMSNASLMGTATTMAMPQAAIDSADNVSVVSPSVGPQWKPSESVCDLGLPNVATQVGSMGSPPHPNSARSDSLPSVSQVLGKRQLSGSLPSNGSTDGAQWPQQPQIQQSSTLPPSQQPYQQLQNQHSLLPQQQPLQQQSQQQTLHLQTVQGSLYHRPSNSKLE, encoded by the exons ATGCATGGATGCAGCTTGGGATCTGCATTGTTATTAAATGCTGAGGTTGATTCTATGGGAGGGGTTGTTGACAGCGGAGTTGACATTGGTGTCAAGACCTCCCTGCGTAGAGCAGCTATTGAGAAGGCTCAAGCAGAGCTTAG GCAGGAGTATGTTGTTCGTGAGGAAAGGAGAAGGGAACTAGAGTTTCTTGAGAAA GGTGGCAATCCGTTGGATTTCAAATTTGGCAATGCAGCTTCAGTTAGTGTCCAGTCTACTTCTCTCACTAATCAGCAAGCAGAACATTTGGTTACCAG TGATGCAAAAGGTAGTTTTGCACCCACTGCCTCACCTCATGGTGATTCCGTAGAGAGTAGTGGAAGACCAGGGATTCCTGCAGTTTGTGAACCCAGTAGTGCTGACAGTCTCTTACTATTTTCTGGTGAAAATGAGTTGCCTGAAGGTGAAAGGAAGTCTATGAATTCTCGTAAGTGGAATACTGTTTTTCCATCAGAGCAATCTTCTCGAATGGATGGAGCTCAAAATACCAAGGAATCAGAAGATTCTGCTATTTTTCGCCCATATGCTCGAAGGAACAGGTCCAAAATAAATCGAGATGGAGCACGATCTAGTCCAAAAGATATTGTTCAGGGTCGAGGTGGTCATGGCCCTTGTTTACCTGCTCATGTAGCATCGAAGGATGTGAAGGCTTTGACTTCTGAAACAAATAAGCAAAAGGGAAAGAACATACACTGTGTCGATGCCACAAAATTGACAACTTCAGATGGTGATTTGGCTTCAAAGATGATAACTTCTGATAATCAGTTCAACATGGCGTTTGATGGTGGTCAGGCTACAGAAGAAACAACTGATCAATCAAAAGGTGATATATCCGAAAGCAAGGTTGATGTCACATTTTCTAAAAGCTTGATCGATGACCTGCATAAGGAAACTGCTCAAGTTGAGGCTGATAAATCTCCAGTTAACTTGGTTCCTGCAGAGTCTGATCTTGTTGCAGGGAAGGAGCAGGGAGTTTCAACTGGTCTTGAAGAATCACCTGCAACAGGTACAACAAAAGCTGAAAATGGAACTGGTTATAACCAGCTAAATGGGTTTGGTGATGCCAAAAGAGATGAGGAAAAACCAATTGAAGGGCAAAATAGCAGTGTGGCAATAGGGATGAAGGGATTAGATTCAGTGTCCTCTTGCACTCAAAACAGTTTAAGATTAGATGTAAATAATGATAAAGATGtatatataaatccaaaaaatgTTGATTCTAATGGAAAGCTCGTGGAGCAAACATCAGAAAAAGAGGAGTCACTAAACTTAGCTGTTGGTGAAATGGCAAGACAAAACAGTGAGATTAAGGCTGTTGATAATGTTGCTGTTGTTCTTGATACTTATAGATCTGTGATTCAAAATGACTCTCTGAATGATTCTACTGTCAAAGTGGTGGAAGAAACTAGATCTGAATTGCAAAATGAGGTGAGCTGTCTATCCAATGATGAGGCACAACGAAGTAGTCATGCTGTATCAGAAGCTGAAAGGGAAGTTAGTACTGTGCCAGGTGATAATTCTAACTCCTACAAGGAAAACTTTTCGTCTAGTTTGCCTCAAGGTAAAATGGACAACAGTATTTGTGAGATTCCTGACACAACTTTGTTAGGAATAACCTCTATTGCTATTCCTGACACTCAAGCTAGTTTGGATAATCATGTGAAAGTGGTGGACAAGGCACATGAAGATTCCATTATGGAAGAGGCAGGGATTATAGAG GCTAAGCGGAAAAGAATTGCAGAGTTATCTGTTGCTAGCTTATCTATGGAGAACTGCCAAAAATCTCACTGGGACTTTGTTCTTGAGGAAATGGCATGGTTGGCAAATGATTTTGCTCAG GAGCGTCTTTGGAAGATGACTGCTGCTGCTCAAATATGTAGACGTGTTACTTTTACTTTGCGATTGCAACTTGAAGAAAAGAATCAGTATTGGAAACTCAGAAAAGCAGCTTTAATCCTAGCTAATGCTGTCATGGACTTTTGGCATTCAGCACAGTTGCTTCTAAATAGTAGGGATGCAAGTCTTGGTCCAAAAAACTGTGGCTATGATCTAGTGGGATCACAGGCTGATGAAGTTCTTAAGAACAACAATGCAGAACTTGATATG AAGGATACAAATAAGGAGCAGCAGCAGCACCCTGGAAATGACAATGAACTTGCTATTCAGGCATATGCtcttagatttttaaaatatagcaGTTCCTCTGTTCCATCACGTCAAGCTGATACAGCAGCAACTTCTGACAGGATATTTGACTCAAGCATTATGGACAGCTCTTGGGATGAACACCTAACTGAA GAAAGCCTCTTCTATGCAGTTCCTTCAGGTGCTATGGAAACCTACCGAAGatctattgaattttatttggtACAGACTGAGGTAAAT AAAATTGAGAGTAACGTGCAAGAGGTGGTTGAAACATCTGTTTATGATGCTGGAGCCG AGTTTCCATATGGCAACTTTGTGTATGATGAGGATGAAGGAGAAACAAGTATGTATTATTTGCCTGGAGCCTTTCAAGGTAGCAAATCGTCAAAACTAAACCAGAAGAAGCGGacaatgaaaattatgaaatcatATCCTCCTGCAAGATCATATGAAATGGGTTCTGATTTGCCTTATGGAAACTGTGCTCAACAATCAACCTTAATGGGTAAAAGGCCTGCAAGTGGTCTAAATGTTGGTCCAATTCCAACGAAACGTGTTCGCACTGGTCCCAGGCAGAGGGTTTTAAGTCTTTTTAGCTGTGCAGCTGCTGCTGGGGGTTTACAAGCTCCAACAAAAACAGATGCTTCTAGTGGAGATAATAATTCTTTTCAGGATGATCAGAGTACTTTGAATGGAGGATTCCAGATCGAGAAAAGCACAGAGGTTGAATCAGTTGGGAACTTTGAAAGTCAGCTACAAAATGACCGTGCAGAACCACCAACAAAagctaaaaagaagaaaaaaaccaaGAATCTT GGTTCTGCATATGATGAGGGTTGGCAACTTGAATCTACTCATAATGAACTG GGGAATTATTCCAAAAAGAGACCTGAGAGTTCTCATTTTGATTCTAATGGAACCAGCG GTTTATTTGGGCAACATAATGCCAAGAAGCTGAAGATAATGAAGCAACAGCTAGATAACACTTTTGACATCACTTCAAATGGATCAATCCCTTCACCAGTAGGGTCCCAGATGAGTAACATGTCCAACTCCAGCAAAATCATCAGATTAATGCATGTTTCTGACAAGAGTAGAAAAGCCAAAACACCCAAg ATGTCTGCTGCTCAGCCTGGTTCTAGTACTCCATGGTCATTACTTGAAGATCAG GCACTTGTTGTCCTTGTACATGACATGGGTCCAAATTGGGATCTCGTAAGTGATGCCATCAACAGTACCCTTCAACTTAAG TGCATATTTCTCAAGCCTAAAGAATGTAAGGAACGCTACAAGATTTTAATGGATAGGAGTGGAGATGGAGCTGACAGTGCTGATGATTTAATGTCTTCTCAGTCATATCCATCCACATTACCTGGCATTCCAAAG GGAAGTGCTAGACAGTTGTTTCAACGTCTGCAAGGGCCAGTAGAAGAGGAGACTCTTAagtctcattttgaaaaaattatacttGTTGGCAAGAAACAGCACTACCGGCGGTGTCAG CATGATAACCAGGATTTGAAGCAGATAGTGCCGGTCCACAATTCTCATGTTAAGTCTCTTTCAGAAGTCTGCCCAAATAACCTAAATGGAGGGGTTCTAAC GCCTCTCGATTTTTGTGATGCCCCTGCATCAAGCAAAGATGTTCTTCCTCTAGGATATCAGGCTAGTAGTTTAGCAATATCGAATCAAGGAGCTGTGGGACCAAGGCTTCCTGCATCTGGAGCAAATTCGTCGCTGCAGGGATCTTCTAATGCGGTTCTTGGCAGTAATTTATCATCACCCTCTGCTACACTCGATGCTTCTGTGAG GGATGGTAGATTTGGTGTTCCAAGAACATCTTTGCCAGCTGATGAGCAGCATAGAGTGCAGCAACATAATCCAGTCTTATCTGGCAGGAATGTCCAGCAGTCCAAATTGACTCTCCCTGGGGCTATTTCTGGGTCAGATCGTGGGGTTCTTATGCTGGCTGGTGGAAATGGTGTGGGCATGATGTGTGGAATAAATAGAAACATGCCAATGTCAAGGCCAGGCTTTCAAGGAATGGTATCATCAACAATGCTAAATTCTGGCAGCATGCTCTCCTCCAATTTGGTGGGAATGCCTAGCCCTGGAAATATGCACTCTGGACCAGGTTCTGGTCAAGGAAACTCTACATTGAGACCTCGGGATACCATTCACATGATGCAA CCTGGTCACAGTCCAGAGAACCAGAGGCAAATGGTGGTACCTGAGCTCCAACTGCACGTTCAAGAGAACAGCCAGGGAATTGCTGCCTTCAATGGGTTGACTTCTGCTTACCCTAATCAATCAACCCCATCGCCTGTTCAGTCATATCCAGGTCATCCCCAGAAGTCCCATGGGCTGAACAACTCTCTTCAGGGTTCTAATGGTTCACAGCAGCAAGCATATGCCATGCGCCTTGCTAAAGAAAGGCAAaggcagcagcagcagcagcagcagcagcagtcTCATATGCATCAGCAACATCAAAAGTTTGCTGTATCTAATGCTTTGAAGCCACATGTCCGACCTCAGACTCAACTTCCCGTATCTTCTCTTCAGAGTAGTTCCCAGATTCAATCTCCAGCTTCAACTCAGGCAGTATCGCTTTCCCCTCTAACACCATCTACGCCAATAACTCCTATGTCATTACATCAGCAACAAAAAAACCACTTGGTGCCTCGTGGGCTTGGTAGGAGTTCCCGACCTGGTGCTAGTGGGTTGAACAATCAGATAGGCCAGCAACAACAGCGGCAGCTTCAACAACAGCAGTTTCAACAATCTGGAAGGCACCACCCTCAGCAACGGCAACAAACACAATCTCAGCAGCAAGCTAAACTTTTGAAGGGAGCAGGGAGGGGGAACATGCAGGTGCATCAGAACCTTTCTGTTGATCCTTCTCCTCTGAATGGCCTTAGCATGGCCTCTAGCAACCAAGCTGCTGAGAAAGGAGAGCAGATGATGCACTTAATGCAAGGTCAGGGCCTGTATTCTGGGTCTGTTATGAGCCCTGTCCAACCATCTAAACCTCCAGTTTCTTCTCAGTCCATGAATCATTCCCAGCCACAGAAAAAGCTACTTTCTGGGGCAGTACCCCCTTCTACAAAGTATCTCCAGCAGATGGCTGCACATTCTGATAATAGTTCTCAAGTTCAGGTTTCCACAGCGCCTTCTGGTCATACACAATCAGATGTGCATCAGTCTGTCCTGCCAGCAGCTATGGGTCCAAACTGCCAGCACTTGCAGCTACAGTCACAATCACATAAAAAGCAAGTTAATCAAAGCCAGCCTACTGTTAAAAGGATGATTCAGCAGAATCAACAAGTGAATTCTGATCCTTCCAGCAAATCTCAAGCTGAGCCAGCCCAAGCTGACCAACAGCCCATGAGTAATGCTTCACTTATGGGTACAGCCACAACAATGGCAATGCCTCAGGCTGCCATTGATTCAGCTGACAATGTATCGGTTGTTTCTCCTTCTGTTGGCCCTCAGTGGAAACCATCAGAATCAGTGTGTGATCTGGGTTTGCCAAATGTGGCCACTCAAGTGGGATCCATGGGGAGCCCTCCTCATCCAAATTCTGCTCGTAGTGATTCGCTACCTTCTGTCAGCCAAGTGTTAGGGAAGAGACAATTATCAGGTAGTCTACCCTCTAATGGGAGTACTGATGGGGCACAGTGGCCACAACAGCCACAGATACAACAATCTTCCACATTGCCACCATCTCAACAACCTTACCAGCAGTTACAAAATCAGCATAGTTTGCTGCCACAACAGCAGCCATTGCAACAGCAGTCGCAACAGCAAACTCTGCATCTACAAACAGTACAGGGAAGCTTGTATCACAGGCCTTCTAATTCTAAGCTGGAATGA